The following DNA comes from Alosa alosa isolate M-15738 ecotype Scorff River chromosome 13, AALO_Geno_1.1, whole genome shotgun sequence.
GACAGTGACAATAAAGGGAGAGCTAAAGGCACATATTCGCCAGCCCATAGAGCCTAATGTGAACCTGGAAATAGGCATGCAGTTTAGAAATGTATAGGCCCATGGGTCCCCACGTTTAGAAAGTTTTGTATTTGTAATGtactcccttctctctttttttgataATATTAAGTTGAAAGTTGTATAATTCTAATTtatttagtaaaaggtgcagaacatacGTTTCGATGTAGTCACATCTTCATCAGAGTCCTTGGAAGGAATGGGGGGTAAAGCCCTGATAAGGATTACCTACAGGTGTGATTGAGCATAAAAGGGGGCGTTGGCTACCTGAAGATACACCCACAGCTTCCAAGGAGCTACACTCACAACATTAAGTCATTAAAGGAAAATTGCCCAACCAGAGAAGTAATTAAAATGATCGAACAGGCATACGTATAAACAAGCATACATAGTTCACAATATAATAGGGagaaacatttaacattaacagTTTAACATTTACAGAAAGCATGATAGATTTAATTCATCATTAAGGCCTAAAGGTTCTAAAGTGCCAAGTGCATGTATCCAATAAGCTTCCCTACACAGGAgctttttaataatattacCACCTCTGGGTGGGGCTGTGATTTTCTCTATTCCCCAGAATCTCAAAGATGCCGGAGAACCATGATTGGCCTCCTTGTAATGTCGCGCCATGGCATATGTTTTGGGTGCGAATGGTGGTCTTATGTAgaggcgcgtctagatttctaggctaggtctTGTGTTCAGATACCCGTATTTTAAGTTGGCGTTTTGTTTGCCCTATATAAGCCAGTCCACAGGGACATTTTAGAAGATAGATTACGTGTGTGGTGTTGCAGTTTATAAATGAAGAGATAAGAAATTTCTTGCCAGTGCGAGGGTGAGAGAAGTACTTTGTGTTGGACGAATTTGAGCATTGTGCACAATTTCCACATTTATAGAAACTTTGTGGTGGGCAGGATAGCCAAGTGATAGGAGGTGGGGTGGTCATGTCCGAGTGGACCAATCGATCGCGGAAGTTACGAGCGCGCCTAAATATAAATCTGGGTGGCTCAGCGCAAATATCCGGTAGTGTCGGGTCACTTTTTAGTACATGCCAGTGTTTGCGAATAATGTTTTTTATGTGTCCTGTTGGGGTGTAGCAAGTGGAAAAAGATGGCCTAGATGTTGTTTGTGGCTTCGTTCTTTTCTTTAGCAGTAAGGCACGATCTATCTAAAGCCCTGCCCCATGCTTTGTTAATATCAGTCTGGTCATAACCGCGTTGTGCAAAACGATGCGCTAGATTGGCTGCTGTTAAATTGAAGTCAGTAGTAGTAGGCTACTACAATTTCGCAAGAACTGGCCCACTGGTATGTTGCGAATTAAATGAGGCGGGTGATTACTGTCCGCTCTTAACAAAGTTTTCCGACTAAGTGGTTTGCGGTAAATTGTGGATTGTAGGGTGTAGCCTAGCTCTCGTCCTTAGATAGTAAGGTCTAAAAAGTCAATGGACTTGTTGTTATTATCCAGTGTGAAAGCAAGATAATCTGCAGTGGAATTGGCATAGATCAAAAAACTATTTAGCTCATGGATTGTGCCCTTATCAGAAGGACATCATCAATGTATCTGCGCCATAATGATATTTTGGAGTAGAAAGGGTTGTTTTCAGTATTGTGGATAAATCTTTCTTCCCAATAACCCATCACTAGGCAGGCATATGAAGGTGCAAAGGCACTACCCATTGCAGTCGCTTGTAGCTGTAGATAGAACTGATCAGAGTATTTAAGGAAATTACTCGAAAGAATAATCTCGATCAAATTTACAAGAAATTCTGATGGCGGCAACACATAAACACTACGTTTGGCAAGATAAAATGACATTGCGTGTAGACCTACGTGGTGGGGTATGCAAGTATAAAGACTTTGTACATCCAAAGACACAAGGATATCAGTGCTTTCACAGTTCCAATTATTTATAAGATTTAAAACATCTGTTGTATCCCCAAGGTATGATGGTAGATTGTGAACATACGGTCTTAAAAAGAAATCAACAAATTGTGAGAGAGGCTCAGTGAGGCTCCCTATGccagataggcctacaatggGCCGTAGAGGGGGGTCAATGAGTCATTTGTGAATTTTAGGTAGACCATAAAATACTGGACATCCGGGTGATCACTTAATAGAAAGCCTTTTCTTTATCGGTAATCCAACCTTTTTTATGAGATGCATCAATATATTCATAAATCGACTCTTTTATCCTAGAAGTAGGATTAGAGGGAAGGGGTTGGTAGTGTTTTTCATCATTTAGTAATTCCAATATACCACTTATAGTTCTTTAAGCCCATGACCACAACAGCGCCCCCCTTATCAGCGGGACGAATATTAATGTCCTCTCTAGATTCCAAGGAGCGTAGCGCATCAAATTCACATTTTGTCAAGTTTTTATTTTTGGAAGGGCGCAGCATGTTTAGTTTGCCCATATCTTGATCAACTAGCTGACTGAAAGTGATGGTGGGATTTAAATTGGAAGACGGCAGGAACCTAGATTTCTTCTTGAAAGGGGTCACTTCTCTAATAGGTTCACTGATCAAGGTTTTTGCTTATACTGTTACTCAATAGGACATTGGGCCTAGAAAAGAAATGTTTCAAGTGTAGCTGTCTAAAAAATGTAAACGAGTCCACTTTCAGTGAGAAGGAGTCAATATAGTTAGATGGGGCAAACGAGAGTCCTTTCCGAAGTAGGCTACTGCTTTCTCTGTATCCGTCAGGTCAGAGTCTGAGATGTTGATTACAGTCTCCTCTGGTGGTTCCGTGGGGACCAACGCGTGGGTGGCGGGGGTTCTCTTCTTCTCTGAAAtgtctgtcctggcctggttgcaccggattgttTGACACATagactgtagcctatataaagaacaaaccctcctttgtctacttGTATAATTCTACTTTGATATAGTAATGTCCAATTGTAAGCAGTGTATTTTTAAATTAgcctaaattaaattaaattgaattgaatatgtGCATTGTTTGGTGTTGGTTGTGATAATTGTGAAATATTCAATTATCTATAATCAACTTGAAGTATTTAGATAATTTTGAAGCACAAATCTAAAACTTCTAAATTGAGCAAAATTCCATTTTAAATTCTAAATTCCAATTTGAAGAAATATAGAgcaaccggaaagttttcagaccctttcaagttttccacattttgttatttttcagactcatcttaaaatggatttaaaaaaatgtcatcaatctacacacaatacgcCACATTTTGCACCAGCTGCAATCTGGCCATGCTGGATTGGGTTAAAACAGAGTACATtttatagtagcctagtctagccTAGTGATAAAAGCATGGATAATTTGCTCTAAATCACTTTGGGATAAAACTGCTTTTACCATAGCGACATCTCTCAGATGATAAAAACTCCCACTCACAACACTGCTGACCTGTTTGTTAAAATTTAAAGAGTCTAGCCAAACACACTTTGCTCAAACTTGTGTTTGAAGGCAGAGCAGCTCACATTCGTTCAGACGCAATTTCCCTCCCAACCGCTAGAGTTCGGAATTGTTGAACAAGTCTAGGTAGCGCAACTTCCAACTCAGCTTTTGATTCTTGTCAGTCCGGTGATGTAATGAAGTAAAAGAGGAGTAAAGATGGCGGAGAACAGCGGCACAGATCCTGCCGTGAATACGAACACCGAGGAAAATGCTGCCACCAGCGGGACCATTATCATGGTCACTGTCAAAACTCCGAAGGATAAAGAGGAAATAGCTATATCTGAAGATTCGTCTGTTGCGCAGGTATTTCAGTGATTAACGAGAAGTGTATCATGTTTTGTTAGCCTCCTGAGTAGCTAGCAACCTTCCTACCTGCCTAGCTTGTTAGCTGACTGTCTATGCAACTTGAATGATGGCTAATGTTAGCTTTGACGGGATAGAAAGCTAACAAGCTAACTACCttgttagctagctaacttaCCACGGACAATTGGGCGTGTAGCGTTGACATTATGTTAAATTTAGCAGCTGTTGGTGTTGTTTGTGGTGCCCTTTGTGGTGATGTTAGACTGTTGACGTGAAGAAAATGGCTAATTGTAAGAAGTAATGAGGATTTACAAGGTATAAAAAATGGTATGTCATGACGCTGTCGGCTAGCTAGGCAATGCTGCTACCAGTGTATCGGCGTAATGTTAGCCGGCTATGGCGGCAGCCAATCGGAAGGTTCTTCGTAGTGGTAGGAGAGACATTGTTGATGGCTAGGTGTTGGTTATTAAACGATTCACGATGACTTTTATGGTTCCCGAATAAAATGAATACGTATCGTAGCTTGGTGAATGGTTTATCTTGCCAAACCTAACCGCCGACTGAAATAGTTAAAATCAGATGTACACATCGATTTAACAAAGAGAACATTCTCGACGGATCTGATCTTATCTGGATCAGTAGGTAACGTTAACACGTTAGCCAATGAGTATCACATTTTTTCGGAGATAGTAGTTGAAACAAAGGATGGGAAGGTTGATTTCTAGGCATGATCGTGATTTTACCTCCTCTAACCAGTCATTCACACCCTACTGAAATACCTTGCTACCATCGATAACGTTGACTATGTTAACAAGCTAGCCCCTGTCATGACACTTGTTTTCATGGGTCACCTGACGCCACTTTCATTATGATCACTGTATTGCGCATCTTGCGTTCTTCTTCCTTTAGGTCAATTAATTTTctcatgtgtttttttctggtAGTTTAAGGAGGAAATATCAAAGAGATTTAAGGCAAAACAGGACCAGTTGGTATTAATTTTTGCTGGAAAAATCCTTAAAGACGGTGACACGCTGAACCAACACGGCATCAAAGATGGACTCACTGTCCACCTCGTCATCAAAACCGCGCAAAAGTAAGCTTGTGCTGAAACTGttgctttcttcctcttttgGTACTGGTGGAACTACTGTCTTGTTTATTTAAGAGATTTCTATATACCTCCATGTACCAACGGCACACTCAAATGTCGCATTGTAATAAGTGGAAAATGGTAAcggacgttttttttttttaaatgctattCCAGAGCCTCGGGAGGTGGCAGTTCACAAGCATCAGTGTCCACCACCCCTGGCACACCACCTGTGAATAGAAGTGGCACTGGCTCTGCCAATCCTAGTCCAGCGTCCACCGGGGGCACGGCACAGGGCACAGGCCCATCTCCTGCCCCTGCTCAGCCTGCCAACCTACTGTGTGAGTTTTACACTGCCTGTCACATCACAGAAGCTCAGTACAGTTGTGCTTGAGGCTCTCACATTGACCGTAGacccatttgtgtgtttgtagctGGGTTTGGGGACCTGTCCAATCTGTCAGGTTTGGGCATGGGCTCAGCCAACTTCAtggagctgcagcagcagaTGCAGCGGCAGCTGATGTCCAACCCGGAGATGCTGTCGCAGATCATGGAGAACCCACTGGTGCAGAACATGATGTCCAACCCGGATCTGATGCGGCAGATGATCGTGGCCAACCCACAGATGCAGCAGCTGATGGAGCGCAACCCAGAAATCTCGCACATGCTCAACAATCCCGAGCTCATGAGACAGGTGTGCAGAGATGGGGTAGCAGCACTGCCCGCACACTCTTAATCAGCAGCATGGTGCTTGTATCTATTTATCCGTTCGGCAGACAAACTTTATGTGGTTATTTCAATCCAACAGAATGGTAGGCTTTCCATTTATGATATACAAAGCAAAAGTGATCAGATGGTGCTGGTTTGATATATAAAAATAGGCTAATAAATTATTACTGTTAGGGATTAGGGCATGCTTTTTAATGTTTAGTAAAAATTAATTAACACAGGTAAAAGGGAATGAATAAGGCATTAAAGAAATACTATGCTTTTGGCTGACTACAATCAATGCCAATTTTCTCCCACCTTTTTGACCCGCTTAGACTATGGAGTTGGCAAGGAACCCAGCTATGATGCAAGAGATGATGCGTAACCAGGACCGGGCGCTTAGCAACCTGGAGAGCATCCCAGGTGGATACAATGCCCTAAGGAGGATGTATACAGACATTCAGGAGCCCATGTTCAGTGCTGCGAGAGAACAGGTGATGCATTATTCAACCTAAATGTGCTTCAGTGTTCAGATTGATATGTGTTGCATATGGGCTTACTTGCATTGATGCTATGTCCTTAGAACTGATCTATTTAATGTTAGGGATGTACCAATTTGTGAAATCCTGTTTTTAAATAACAATTTGGCTGATAACCGTGCTGGTATTCCTTTGTTTATTTGCTGAGTCTTAACATTCTTTTATTGTTAATCATGCCCTTTAGCGGCAAGGAAACAAAtatattctttaaaaaaaatatctaaaCCATTTTCAAATGTTTTGGGCCTTCATAGCACCATCTCTGAATGGCACAGCccacacataacacaacattTAGCTAGTGCAGACTTGATGCAGCATTACAGATAATCAGCCACTTCCATTTGTAAACGATATGTAAGTGCATTCCTGTCTGATATAAACATTTGCTATTGTGTAACAATATTCTATGTCCTAATTGAACAAGAAATTGTTCTGTTGTGAAAAGCAGAcctattgttttctttttatttgtttacttgCATTTTAACTTCAGCAAGTTTGCATTGGGAGATTATGAATGGTCAGCTTTTCAGTCACCCACATTTTAACAAAACTTTCCCTTGTCCAGTTTGGAAACAACCCCTTCTCTGCCTTgggaggaaatggagaaaacTCTGGGGTTCAGCCCTCCAGGACAGAAAACAGAGAGCCTTTGCCAAACCCCTGGGGCCCTTCTAGCACCGGCTCCACTGAGAACAGGGCCActggcaccaccaccaccacctcctccaccagctCCTCGACTAGCGGAACCACCCCCAGCGTCTCTAACCCCCTGGGCGTCGATGCAGCCAGCCTTGGAAACGGTAGTGGCATCATTGCGTTGACGACAGGCAGTGTTGTATTGTATGCTAATTTGGCCATTGTTGCTAATTTGGCCATTGTTGCTCCTGATAGTCCTAGCCACTGTGTTTTTGCAATTGGTTGTTGTTAGCGATTGTTACCTGATATAGCAAGTTGTGGCAACAtagcatcagagagagagattggacattattgtttcTATGACTGATTTAATGAGACACAAATAGGATAGAACTGCTAATAAACAGTGGATGCTCTTTACTGTTAACGGGCGCAGCCATCTTGGAAATTGGAACTCCGGATACTCTGAGTTCAAACGAGTTAACAAGTAGGAATTATGACTTGAGGGGACATTCCAATTGCAACTTCCTGCTCGTAACTAGAAAATACGAGTGCAAATGTAATGCAGCACCGGTGAAGAAACTTAATTGTAGAGGTGCATATGCTGAAGTTTCATGATCTTTTTTACCATGGAACTTGGAATGTGGATGATGAACTTCATTTAGCATATATTTTTAATGGTGCAAAGCTTAGTAATCATAATATGTCTCTAGGCATTTTCAACAGTCCTGGCATGCAGAGCCTGATGCAGCAGATCTCTGAGAACCCACAGCTGATGCAGAACATGCTCTCTGCTCCATACATGCGCAGTATGATGCAGTCTCTGGCGCAGAACCCAGATATCGCTTCACAGGTCTGTGAGGTCTCACCGTTACTTGTTGTTGTTGGGTTTGTGGAAACATGTTGGTGGTGTGGGTGGATTGTTGGGTTTTGTATCATAATGTCTCCATGTTCTACAGGTTCTGATGAACAATCCCCTCTTTGCTGGTAACCCACAACTACAGGAGCAACTGAGACACCAGCTGCCCGTGTTTCTTCAGCAGGTCAGAGCCGCCCTGCCATTTTCACTCACTATTGTGGTTTTCTCGCTGTATCAGTCAGTTGTTGTCAGAACAAAGTTCAACTTTCATGAACCTTCCCACTAGTCGACCTCTGACACACGGCATTTGAATGGCGTTTTGACACGTGGTGTTCCTCGTTTGACCCATAGATGCAGAACCCAGAGGCCCTGTCCGTGATGACGAACCCACGGGCCATGCAGGCCCTCATGCAGATCCAGCAAGGCCTGCAGACCCTTCAGACCGAATGCCCTGGGCTCATGCCCAGGTAAgcagtttttatttctttattttttttttttttatttctttatttttttttttaactttaactttggatattctgttaaaGCAAACATCACTTAACGCAGCATTGGTTGGGCTAATTGTTCCTCCTCCCCCACAGTCTCGTCCCTGGCGGTTTGCCTGGCGGTTTGCCTGGCGGTTTGCCTGGTGGTTTGCCTGGCGGTATCCCCGTGGGTCTCCCAGGTGGTCTCCCAGGTGGTCTCCCAGTGGTCTCCCTGGTGGTCTCCCAGGTGGTCTCCCTGGTGGCATCCCTGGTGGTATCCCAGGTGGTATCCCAGGTGCCCCTGTTCCTGCAGCAGGCAGCGCGCCCGCAGAGAACCCGCCTCCTCCCTCGGGCCAGGGGTCCACCCCCGCTGCTGGGGCCAACCCCACTCAGCAGCAGCTTATGCAGCAAATGTTACAGATGTTTGCCGGAGGAAGTGCATCAGTAAGTTTTAAACAGGGAGACGCCAGTGTCATTAGACTCTTTTAATAGATTCCAGTATAATTTGGCTCCTTGAAGCAAAAATCTGATGCCACTAACAAGTACAGCAACATGGAAAATGAATGGATAACGTAAAAGAA
Coding sequences within:
- the ubqln4 gene encoding ubiquilin-4 isoform X2, encoding MAENSGTDPAVNTNTEENAATSGTIIMVTVKTPKDKEEIAISEDSSVAQFKEEISKRFKAKQDQLVLIFAGKILKDGDTLNQHGIKDGLTVHLVIKTAQKASGGGSSQASVSTTPGTPPVNRSGTGSANPSPASTGGTAQGTGPSPAPAQPANLLSGFGDLSNLSGLGMGSANFMELQQQMQRQLMSNPEMLSQIMENPLVQNMMSNPDLMRQMIVANPQMQQLMERNPEISHMLNNPELMRQTMELARNPAMMQEMMRNQDRALSNLESIPGGYNALRRMYTDIQEPMFSAAREQFGNNPFSALGGNGENSGVQPSRTENREPLPNPWGPSSTGSTENRATGTTTTTSSTSSSTSGTTPSVSNPLGVDAASLGNGIFNSPGMQSLMQQISENPQLMQNMLSAPYMRSMMQSLAQNPDIASQVLMNNPLFAGNPQLQEQLRHQLPVFLQQMQNPEALSVMTNPRAMQALMQIQQGLQTLQTECPGLMPRWSPSGLPGGLPGGLPGGIPGGIPGGIPGAPVPAAGSAPAENPPPPSGQGSTPAAGANPTQQQLMQQMLQMFAGGSASTQTPEVRFQQQLEQLSAMGFINREANLQALIATGGDINAAIERLLGSQPS
- the ubqln4 gene encoding ubiquilin-4 isoform X1 yields the protein MAENSGTDPAVNTNTEENAATSGTIIMVTVKTPKDKEEIAISEDSSVAQFKEEISKRFKAKQDQLVLIFAGKILKDGDTLNQHGIKDGLTVHLVIKTAQKASGGGSSQASVSTTPGTPPVNRSGTGSANPSPASTGGTAQGTGPSPAPAQPANLLSGFGDLSNLSGLGMGSANFMELQQQMQRQLMSNPEMLSQIMENPLVQNMMSNPDLMRQMIVANPQMQQLMERNPEISHMLNNPELMRQTMELARNPAMMQEMMRNQDRALSNLESIPGGYNALRRMYTDIQEPMFSAAREQFGNNPFSALGGNGENSGVQPSRTENREPLPNPWGPSSTGSTENRATGTTTTTSSTSSSTSGTTPSVSNPLGVDAASLGNGIFNSPGMQSLMQQISENPQLMQNMLSAPYMRSMMQSLAQNPDIASQVLMNNPLFAGNPQLQEQLRHQLPVFLQQMQNPEALSVMTNPRAMQALMQIQQGLQTLQTECPGLMPSLVPGGLPGGLPGGLPGGLPGGIPVGLPGGLPGGLPVVSLVVSQVVSLVASLVVSQVVSQVPLFLQQAARPQRTRLLPRARGPPPLLGPTPLSSSLCSKCYRCLPEEVHQPRLQR